A genomic window from Saccopteryx bilineata isolate mSacBil1 unplaced genomic scaffold, mSacBil1_pri_phased_curated manual_scaffold_84, whole genome shotgun sequence includes:
- the LOC136318370 gene encoding LOW QUALITY PROTEIN: asparagine synthetase domain-containing protein 1-like (The sequence of the model RefSeq protein was modified relative to this genomic sequence to represent the inferred CDS: inserted 4 bases in 4 codons; deleted 1 base in 1 codon; substituted 1 base at 1 genomic stop codon) produces the protein MCGICCSVSFSIEHFSKDLKEDLLCNLKRXGLNSSKQLLKSNVNYQCLFAGHVLHLRGVLTXQPLEDERDNVFLWNGEVFSGIIVEAKENDTQIMFNCLSSCKNESDILSLFSEVQGPWSFIYYQASSHHLWFGRDYFGRRSLLWHFSNLGESFCLSSVGAQTSDVANQWQEVLASGIFRINLKSTSISKSVVLKLYPWKYISQDSVIKECVSSLTQISENLPTFVSVVANEAKLYLKEPVVPLNMMLPQASFDVNCSNISSIPPTRETLQVFLTDGHMKEVVQQFIDVLSIAVKRXVLCLPRHAYLTPNEVLKPCDRKANVAVLFSWGIDFMVIATLADHHIPLDEPIDLLNVAFMTKEKTRSSSFNKKRRKQKICEIPSEESSTKAAAADSPEKQFSVPDQITGRAGLKELQAANPSQIWNFVEINVSLEELQELRRTRICYLVQPLDTVLDDSIGCAVXFASRGIGWLVTQEEVKSYQSSVKVVLTGIGADEQLASYSHHRVHFQMHGLEGLNKEIEMELGRISSRNLGHDDRVIGDHGKEARFPFLDENVISFLNSLPVWEKANLALPRGIGEKLILHLAAMELGLTASALLPKRAMQFGSRIXKMEKSNEKASDKCGRLQVISLENLSIEKEIKT, from the exons ATGTGTGGCATTTGTTGTTCTGTAAGCTTTTCTATTGAACATTTCAGCAAAGATTTGAAAGAGGATTTACTGTGTAATCTTAAAC TGGGACTCAATAGTAGTAAACAGTTGTTAAAGTCTAATGTTAACTACCAGTGCTTATTTGCTGGTCATGTCCTTCATTTAAGAGGTGTTTTGA GCCAACCTCTGGAAGATGAAAGAGACAATGTGTTCCTGTGGAATGGTGAAGTCTTTAGTGGAATAATAGTTGAAGCCAAAGAGAATGATACTCAAATAATGTTTAATTGTCTTTCCTCTTGTAAGAATGAATCTGACATTTTGTCACTCTTCTCAGAAGTTCAGGGTCCTTGGTCTTTTATATATTATCAAGCATCTAGTCATCATTTGTGGTTTGGTAGGGATTATTTTGGTCGCCGTAGCTTGCTTTGGCATTTTAGTAATTTGGGCGAGAGTTTCTGCCTCTCTTCAGTTGGTGCCCAAACATCTGATGTGGCCAATCAATGGCAAGAAGTTCTAGCATCTGGAATTTTCAGAATCAATCTCAAATCTACTTCTATTTCCAAATCTGTTGTTCTAAAATTGTATCCTTGGAAATACATTTCT CAGGACAGTGTTATCAAAGAATGTGTCAGTAGCCTGACTCAGATTTCAGAGAACTTGCCAACATTTGTATCAGTGGTAGCAAATGAAGCCAAACTGTATCTCAAAGAACCCGTTGTTCCTTTAAATATGATGTTGCCACAAGCTTCATTTGATGTTAATTGCAGTAATATTTCCAGCATCCCACCTACAAGGGAAACACTTCAGGTCTTTCTTACTGATGGTCACATGAAGGAAGTAGTTCAGCAATTCATAGATGTCTTGAGTATCGCAGTCAAGAGATGAGTCTTGTGTTTACCAAGGCATGCATACCTGACACCAAATGAAGTTTTGAAACCTTGTGATAGAAAAGCAAATGTTGCAGTTCTGTTTTCTTGGGGTATTGATTTCATGGTTATTGCCACCCTTGCTGACCATCATATTCCTTTAGATGAACCAATTGATCTTCTTAATGTGGCTTTCATGACCAAAGAAAAGACCAGATCATCTAGTTttaacaaaaaaaggagaaaacagaaaatttgtGAAATACCTTCTGAAGAATCTTCTACAAAAGCAGCTGCTGCTGATAGTCCTGAGAAACAATTCAGTGTACCAGATCAAATCACAGGAAGAGCCGGGCTAAAGGAACTGCAAGCTGCCAACCCTTCCCAGATTTGGAATTTTGttgaaattaatgtttctctggAGGAACTGCAAGAATTAAGAAGAACTCGAATATGTTACTTGGTTCAGCCCTTGGATACAGTGTTGGATGATAGCATTGGCTGTGCAG TGTTTGCTTCTAGAGGAATTGGTTGGTTAGTGACCCAGGAGGAAGTGAAATCATATCAGAGCAGTGTGAAGGTAGTTCTTACTGGAATTGGTGCAGATGAGCAACTTGCAAGTTATTCTCATCATCGTGTCCACTTTCAGATGCATGGGCTGGAAGGATTGAATAAGGAAATTGAGATGGAACTGGGTCGAATTTCTTCTAGAAATCTTGGTCATGATGACAGAGTTATTGGTGATCATGGAAAAGAAGCAAGATTTCCTTTCCTGGATGAAAATGTTATCTCCTTCCTGAATTCCCTACCAGTCTGGGAAAAGGCAAACTTGGCTTTACCCCGTGGAATTGGTGAAAAACTAATCTTGCATCTTGCAGCAATGGAACTTGGTCTTACAGCCTCTGCTCTTCTGCCAAAACGGGCCATGCAGTTTGGATCCAGAA GCAAAATGGAAAAGAGTAATGAAAAGGCATCTGATAAATGTGGAAGGCTCCAAGTCATTTCCTTAGAAAACCTTTCTATTGAAAAGGAGATTAAAACATGA
- the LOC136318369 gene encoding LOW QUALITY PROTEIN: ubiquitin carboxyl-terminal hydrolase 17-like (The sequence of the model RefSeq protein was modified relative to this genomic sequence to represent the inferred CDS: substituted 2 bases at 2 genomic stop codons): MRPSAVGAGLRNLGTTCSANAALQCLTHTPPLASYMLSRRHSDTSQKQACCILCAVEAHVTRALLHPGNVIQPSEELLMDFHRHGQEDAHEFLMFTMHAMQEACLYECAQLDRLSEDPNLIRQIFGGTWRSQIECLHCHGVSDTLDPCLDIALDIQGAQSVSQALDLLVKPDKLDGDNSYHCGVCLKKVPASKTLTLHTSSKVLILVLKWFSDFTSMKMEKEVYYPEHLDMRPYLSQQGAGPLAYELYAMLVHAGWTCHSGHYFCYIKAADGRWFEMDDAQVTACDVSSALSQHAYVLFYIQKNEXGRDAGSAFLSGEPRCRRTEHRVMGSTRSGPAHHSHSMEEGSGRPTTLEEWRLFQKQFXPKPEFNLRKI, from the coding sequence ATGAGACCCTCCGCGGTTGGGGCTGGGCTTCGGAACCTGGGCACCACCTGCTCCGCGAACGCAGCCCTGCAGTGCCTGACGCACACCCCACCCCTGGCCAGCTACATGCTGTCGCGGCGGCACTCGGACACCTCTCAGAAGCAGGCATGCTGCATTCTCTGTGCCGTGGAAGCTCACGTGACCCGGGCCCTCCTGCATCCTGGCAACGTTATCCAGCCCTCAGAGGAACTTCTCATGGACTTCCACAGACACGGGCAGGAAGATGCCCACGAATTTCTCATGTTCACCATGCACGCCATGCAGGAAGCGTGTCTGTATGAGTGCGCGCAGCTAGACCGGCTCTCCGAGGACCCCAACCTAATCCGTCAGATATTTGGAGGGACCTGGAGGTCTCAGATCGAGTGTCTCCACTGCCACGGTGTTTCTGACACTCTGGACCCTTGCCTGGACATTGCCCTGGATATCCAGGGGGCTCAGAGTGTGAGCCAAGCTTTGGATCTGCTGGTCAAGCCCGACAAGCTGGATGGTGACAATTCCTATCATTGTGGTGTTTGCCTCAAGAAGGTGCCTGCTTCTAAGACCTTGACTTTGCACACTTCCTCGAAGGTCCTTATCCTGGTGTTGAAGTGGTTCTCAGATTTCACCAGCATGAAAATGGAGAAGGAAGTGTACTATCCGGAACACCTTGACATGCGGCCGTACCTGTCTCAGCAGGGCGCTGGGCCGCTGGCCTACGAGCTCTATGCCATGCTGGTCCATGCTGGCTGGACTTGTCACAGCGGACATTACTTCTGTTACATCAAAGCCGCGGATGGCCGGTGGTTCGAAATGGATGACGCTCAGGTAACCGCCTGTGATGTTTCTTCTGCTTTGAGCCAACATGCTTATGTCCTGTTTTATATCCAGAAGAATGAATAGGGAAGAGACGCTGGAAGTGCATTCCTAAGTGGGGAACCGAGATGCCGCAGGACTGAGCACAGAGTCATGGGTTCAACCCGATCGGGGCCTGCGCATCACTCCCACAGCATGGAAGAGGGTTCGGGCAGACCCACCACCTTAGAGGAGTGGCGTTTGTTCCAGAAACAATTTTGACCGAAGCCTGAATTCAACCTCAGGAAGATCTAA